One genomic segment of Bacteroides caccae includes these proteins:
- a CDS encoding glycerophosphodiester phosphodiesterase family protein, whose amino-acid sequence MNLKKMMIGSALLMAACCMQAQTKAIAHRGFWKTPGSSQNSITSLLKADSIGCYGSEFDVWLTKDSKLVVNHDPVYKMRPMEYSKGDALTGLKLSNGENLPSLEQYLKVGKEHNTKLILELKALNSKKRETKAVQEILATVKKMGLESRMEYITFSLHAMKEFIRLAPAGTPVFYLNGELSPKELKGLGATGLDYHMGVIKKHPEWIKEAHDLGLKVNVWTVDETEEMKWLIEQKVDFITTNEPVVLLEELKKNK is encoded by the coding sequence ATGAATTTAAAAAAAATGATGATAGGTTCCGCCCTTTTAATGGCTGCATGTTGTATGCAGGCGCAGACAAAAGCAATTGCTCACCGCGGTTTCTGGAAAACCCCGGGATCATCACAAAACAGTATTACATCACTTCTAAAAGCAGACTCTATCGGTTGTTATGGTTCAGAATTTGATGTTTGGCTTACTAAAGACAGCAAGTTAGTAGTCAATCATGATCCTGTGTACAAAATGAGACCTATGGAGTATTCTAAAGGAGACGCGCTCACTGGGTTGAAATTATCAAATGGAGAAAACCTCCCAAGTCTGGAGCAGTACTTAAAAGTCGGAAAAGAACATAATACTAAACTGATACTTGAACTGAAAGCACTTAACAGCAAAAAGCGCGAAACCAAAGCCGTTCAGGAAATTCTGGCTACGGTGAAAAAAATGGGATTAGAGAGCCGCATGGAATATATCACTTTCTCATTGCATGCCATGAAAGAGTTTATCCGCCTGGCACCTGCCGGCACTCCGGTATTCTATCTGAACGGTGAATTATCTCCGAAAGAATTAAAAGGACTCGGGGCTACGGGTCTTGACTATCACATGGGAGTGATTAAAAAACATCCCGAATGGATTAAAGAAGCTCATGACCTTGGTCTGAAAGTCAATGTGTGGACAGTGGACGAAACCGAAGAAATGAAGTGGTTAATTGAACAGAAAGTAGATTTCATTACGACCAATGAGCCGGTTGTTTTGTTGGAAGAACTAAAAAAGAATAAATAA
- a CDS encoding IS1182-like element ISBf3 family transposase, which produces MAKLHFRPYIPNQTVLFPQRIDENIAATDPVRIVNAVIDNLNLESFKKLYKETGRCPYHPKMMLKVIIYAYMNNIYSCRKIEKHLRRDIHYIWLAGNEHPDFITINRFRNRVKEEINNVFTQLVLVLADKGFISLDVEYIDGTKIESKANKYTFVWRKTVERNRTILMDKIRILLEQVDQAIAQENSIKDTSVEFTPCRLSDIVDELKEALERQPATKDKEEKKALRKKKKQVMELEGYRDKLIEYDNHLDTLGERNSYSKTDPGATFMRMKEDAMKNGQTKPGYNLQIGTENQFITDFRLFPNPTDTLTLIPFFHSFQYRYNRLPNICVADSGYGSEENYRFMQENGIEAFIKYNYFHKEQRPRYTPNPFHAESLHYNAQEDYYVCPMGQHMNRIGTKRDKTASGYIIESARYKAKRCEGCPLRGSCFKARGNRIIEVNHRLNQYKRQARERLLSEEGIKHRGRRCIEPEAVFGQMKYNMAYRRFRHVGEDKVTMDFAFFAIAFNIKKMCAKLIKEGKGLIAVAKYMFMGLFITRYNWNIATCCQMHEEKAA; this is translated from the coding sequence ATGGCAAAGTTACATTTTCGTCCTTACATTCCCAATCAAACCGTTCTTTTTCCACAAAGAATTGATGAAAACATAGCTGCGACCGACCCAGTCCGCATCGTGAATGCTGTTATTGACAATCTCAATCTTGAGAGTTTCAAGAAGCTTTATAAGGAAACGGGCCGTTGTCCTTATCATCCTAAAATGATGCTTAAGGTGATAATCTACGCCTACATGAATAATATCTATTCTTGCCGTAAAATAGAGAAGCACCTCCGTCGTGACATTCATTATATTTGGCTTGCCGGTAATGAGCATCCGGATTTTATCACGATCAACCGTTTTCGTAACCGTGTAAAGGAGGAAATAAATAATGTATTTACCCAGTTGGTTCTTGTCCTTGCCGATAAAGGTTTCATCAGCCTTGATGTAGAGTATATCGACGGCACCAAGATTGAATCCAAAGCCAACAAATATACTTTTGTCTGGCGCAAGACAGTCGAACGGAACCGTACGATACTAATGGATAAAATCCGTATTCTCTTGGAGCAGGTGGATCAAGCCATTGCACAGGAGAACTCTATAAAAGACACATCCGTGGAGTTTACTCCCTGCAGGCTCTCTGACATAGTGGATGAACTTAAAGAAGCCCTGGAACGCCAGCCTGCAACAAAGGATAAGGAAGAAAAGAAAGCCCTGCGCAAAAAGAAGAAGCAGGTCATGGAACTTGAAGGGTATCGTGACAAGCTGATAGAATACGACAATCACCTTGATACCCTTGGAGAACGTAACTCCTATTCCAAGACCGATCCTGGTGCCACATTCATGCGCATGAAAGAAGATGCCATGAAGAACGGGCAGACCAAACCCGGATATAATCTGCAAATAGGTACTGAAAACCAATTCATCACAGACTTCCGTCTGTTTCCCAACCCTACCGATACACTGACCCTCATACCTTTTTTCCACTCTTTCCAGTACCGCTATAACCGTTTACCGAATATCTGTGTGGCAGACTCCGGTTACGGTTCGGAAGAAAATTACCGGTTCATGCAGGAGAATGGGATAGAAGCCTTCATCAAGTACAATTACTTCCATAAAGAACAGCGTCCTCGTTATACTCCCAACCCGTTCCATGCCGAAAGTCTCCATTACAATGCCCAAGAGGATTATTACGTTTGTCCTATGGGACAGCACATGAACCGTATAGGAACCAAACGTGACAAGACAGCGAGCGGATACATCATCGAAAGTGCCCGGTATAAAGCAAAAAGATGCGAAGGTTGCCCTTTGCGTGGCAGTTGTTTTAAAGCTCGGGGGAACCGTATTATAGAAGTCAACCACCGATTAAATCAATACAAACGGCAGGCACGGGAAAGGTTGCTCTCAGAAGAAGGTATCAAGCATAGAGGCAGGAGGTGTATAGAACCAGAGGCTGTGTTTGGACAAATGAAATACAACATGGCATACAGAAGATTCCGGCATGTGGGAGAAGACAAGGTTACAATGGACTTTGCTTTCTTTGCTATAGCCTTTAATATCAAAAAAATGTGTGCTAAACTGATAAAAGAAGGAAAGGGGCTCATTGCAGTTGCCAAATATATGTTTATGGGACTATTTATAACCCGATATAATTGGAATATAGCAACTTGTTGCCAAATGCATGAGGAAAAAGCAGCATAG
- the asnB gene encoding asparagine synthase B: MCGIAGILNIKAQTKELRDKALKMAQKIRHRGPDWSGIYVGGSAILAHERLSIVDPQSGGQPLYSPDRKQVLAVNGEIYNHREIRTRYAGKYDFQTGSDCEVILALYKDKGIHFLEDISGIFAFVLYDEEKDEFLIARDPIGVIPLYIGRDKDGKIYFGSELKALEGFCDEYELFLPGHYYYSKEGQMKRWYARDWTEYETVKDNDAKAGDVKEALEDAVHRQLMSDVPYGVLLSGGLDSSVISAIAKKYAAKRIETDGASDAWWPQLHSFAIGLKGAPDLIKAREVAEYIGTVHHEINYTVQEGLDAIRDVIYFIETYDVTTVRASTPMYLLARVIKSMGIKMVLSGEGADEVFGGYLYFHKAPTPQAFHEETVRKLSKLHMYDCLRANKSLSAWGVEGRVPFLDKEFLDVAMTLNPKAKMCPGKNIEKRIVREAFADMLPESVAWRQKEQFSDGVGYSWIDTLKEITTAAVSDEQMENAAGRFPINTPQNKEEYYYRSIFEEHFPSESAARSVPSVPSVACSTAEALAWDIAFKNLNEPSGRAVKGIHEEAYT; this comes from the coding sequence ATGTGTGGAATAGCAGGTATACTCAATATAAAAGCTCAAACCAAGGAGCTAAGAGATAAAGCATTGAAAATGGCTCAGAAAATCCGTCACCGCGGACCGGACTGGAGTGGTATCTATGTAGGTGGAAGTGCGATTTTGGCACACGAACGCCTTTCAATTGTCGACCCGCAAAGTGGAGGGCAGCCTTTGTACTCTCCCGACCGGAAACAAGTACTTGCCGTAAACGGTGAAATCTATAACCACCGGGAAATCCGTACCCGATATGCCGGAAAATATGATTTTCAGACGGGAAGTGATTGTGAAGTTATTCTTGCCCTTTACAAAGACAAAGGCATTCACTTTTTGGAAGATATCAGCGGAATCTTTGCATTCGTTCTCTACGATGAAGAAAAAGATGAATTTCTGATTGCCCGTGACCCAATTGGCGTCATACCTTTATATATAGGCAGGGACAAAGACGGGAAAATATATTTCGGCAGCGAGCTGAAAGCTCTTGAAGGATTTTGCGATGAGTATGAATTATTCCTTCCGGGACATTACTATTACAGCAAGGAAGGGCAAATGAAACGTTGGTACGCACGCGACTGGACGGAATATGAAACTGTAAAAGACAACGATGCGAAAGCCGGCGATGTGAAAGAAGCATTAGAAGATGCCGTTCATCGCCAATTAATGAGTGATGTGCCTTACGGAGTACTTCTTTCCGGTGGCTTGGATAGTTCTGTTATCTCCGCCATTGCCAAGAAATATGCGGCCAAACGTATAGAAACAGACGGAGCAAGCGATGCATGGTGGCCTCAACTTCACTCCTTTGCTATCGGTCTGAAAGGTGCACCCGACTTGATAAAAGCACGTGAGGTTGCCGAATATATCGGTACCGTACACCACGAAATAAACTACACCGTGCAGGAAGGACTAGATGCGATCCGTGATGTTATCTATTTTATCGAAACGTATGATGTAACTACCGTACGGGCTTCCACTCCTATGTATCTATTGGCACGTGTCATTAAATCTATGGGAATCAAAATGGTGCTGAGCGGAGAAGGTGCCGACGAAGTTTTCGGAGGATACCTTTATTTCCATAAGGCTCCCACCCCACAAGCATTTCATGAAGAAACAGTACGTAAACTTTCTAAATTACACATGTATGACTGTCTTCGTGCTAATAAAAGTTTGTCAGCTTGGGGCGTAGAGGGACGTGTACCATTCTTAGACAAAGAGTTTCTTGATGTCGCAATGACGTTGAATCCGAAAGCCAAAATGTGTCCCGGAAAAAACATTGAAAAGAGAATCGTACGCGAAGCCTTTGCCGATATGCTACCGGAAAGCGTGGCATGGAGACAGAAAGAGCAGTTCAGTGACGGTGTAGGGTATTCCTGGATTGATACGTTAAAAGAAATAACCACTGCTGCCGTAAGTGATGAACAAATGGAAAACGCGGCCGGGCGCTTCCCTATCAATACCCCGCAAAATAAAGAAGAATATTATTACCGCAGTATCTTTGAAGAACATTTCCCCAGCGAAAGTGCAGCACGCAGTGTACCCAGTGTTCCCAGCGTAGCCTGCTCTACAGCAGAAGCGCTGGCATGGGATATCGCCTTCAAGAACCTGAATGAACCGAGCGGACGCGCAGTAAAAGGAATACATGAAGAAGCCTATACTTAA
- a CDS encoding thioredoxin family protein, translated as MNIEKQLETAVRTNHLVLVVFYADWSPHYEWIGPVLRTYEKRTIELVRVNVGEDKAIADAHNIDTIPAFLLLHKRNELWRQVGELTVEELKDVLDDFK; from the coding sequence ATGAATATAGAGAAACAATTAGAAACAGCAGTACGAACCAATCATTTGGTATTGGTTGTATTTTATGCGGACTGGTCGCCTCATTACGAATGGATAGGGCCGGTACTCCGTACTTATGAGAAGAGGACAATCGAATTAGTACGAGTAAATGTTGGAGAAGATAAGGCAATAGCCGATGCGCATAACATAGATACTATTCCGGCTTTTCTTTTATTACATAAGAGAAATGAACTCTGGAGACAAGTTGGGGAGTTGACAGTGGAAGAACTGAAAGATGTATTAGATGATTTCAAGTGA
- a CDS encoding glutamate synthase subunit beta encodes MGDPRAFLNIPRQEAGYRPVNERITDYSQVEQTLNTNSRKLQASRCMDCGVPFCHWACPIGNKQPEWQDALFKGKWREAYEILSSTCDFPEFTGRICPALCEKSCVLKLSCDQPVTIRENEAAIVEAAFREGYIQIQTPERNGKKVAVIGAGPAGLVVANQLNLKGYSVTLFDKNEAPGGLLRFGIPNFKLDKNVIDRRMNILTAEGIKFEMGVEIDVNHLPEGFDAYCICTGTPAARDLSIPGRDLKGIYFALEMLAQQNRILEGQTFSKDKLVNAKGKKVLVIGGGDTGSDCIGTSVRQGATSVTQIEIMPQPPVGHNPSTPWPQWPVVLKTTSSHEEGCIRRWCLTSNQFLGKNGNVTGVEVEEVEWIPATDGGRPTLKPTGKKEVIEADMVLLAMGFLKPEQPNFADNVFLAGDAATGASLVVRAMAGGRKTAAEIDTYLTTKN; translated from the coding sequence ATGGGAGATCCTAGAGCTTTTTTAAATATACCTCGACAGGAAGCGGGATACCGCCCTGTGAACGAACGAATCACTGATTACAGCCAGGTAGAACAAACATTGAATACAAACAGCCGCAAGTTACAGGCTTCTCGCTGTATGGACTGCGGCGTACCCTTCTGCCACTGGGCATGCCCGATAGGGAATAAACAACCGGAATGGCAGGACGCTTTATTCAAAGGGAAATGGAGAGAGGCATACGAAATCCTATCGTCCACCTGTGACTTTCCTGAATTTACGGGGCGTATTTGTCCAGCCCTTTGTGAGAAGTCTTGTGTACTAAAACTTTCATGTGACCAACCTGTGACGATTCGCGAAAACGAAGCGGCTATCGTTGAAGCAGCTTTTCGTGAAGGATATATACAAATACAGACCCCGGAAAGAAACGGAAAGAAAGTAGCGGTTATTGGTGCCGGTCCTGCCGGACTGGTCGTGGCCAATCAACTCAATCTAAAAGGATATTCAGTAACCTTATTTGATAAGAACGAAGCTCCCGGCGGATTGCTACGTTTCGGTATTCCCAATTTTAAACTGGATAAGAATGTGATTGACCGGCGCATGAATATCTTAACTGCGGAAGGAATCAAGTTTGAAATGGGAGTAGAAATTGACGTCAATCATTTACCGGAGGGATTCGACGCTTACTGCATCTGTACGGGAACACCGGCAGCACGCGATTTAAGTATTCCGGGACGGGATTTGAAAGGTATTTACTTTGCACTTGAAATGCTGGCCCAACAGAATAGGATTCTGGAAGGACAAACTTTCTCCAAAGATAAATTAGTGAATGCCAAGGGCAAAAAGGTACTTGTCATTGGTGGTGGAGATACGGGGTCGGATTGCATCGGAACTAGTGTGCGCCAAGGAGCAACCAGCGTAACGCAGATTGAGATCATGCCCCAGCCACCCGTGGGACATAACCCGTCTACCCCCTGGCCGCAGTGGCCGGTAGTCCTCAAGACTACTTCCAGCCATGAAGAAGGTTGCATACGCCGCTGGTGCCTCACTTCCAATCAATTCCTAGGAAAAAATGGGAACGTAACAGGTGTGGAAGTGGAAGAAGTAGAATGGATTCCGGCAACAGACGGAGGACGTCCGACACTGAAACCTACCGGAAAAAAAGAGGTGATCGAGGCAGATATGGTATTGCTGGCCATGGGATTCTTAAAACCGGAACAACCGAATTTTGCCGATAATGTATTTCTTGCCGGAGATGCTGCTACCGGAGCCAGTCTGGTGGTACGCGCCATGGCAGGAGGACGAAAGACGGCTGCGGAAATAGATACTTATTTAACAACTAAAAATTAA
- the gltB gene encoding glutamate synthase large subunit → MKKQELFNNEAKGFPYQRHPKQPGLYDAAYEHDACGVGMLVNIHGEKSHDIVESALKVLENMRHRGAEGADNKTGDGAGIMLQIPHEFILLQGIPVPEKGRYGTGLLFLPKKEKDQATILSIIIEEIEKEGLTLMHLRNVPTCPEILGEAALANEPDIKQVFITGFTETETADRKLYLIRKRIENKVRMSAIPAKEDFYIVSLSTKSIIYKGMLSSLQLRNYYPDLTNNYFTSGLALVHSRFSTNTFPTWGLAQPFRLLAHNGEINTIRGNRGWMEARESVLSSPTLGDIKEIRPIIQPGMSDSASLDNVLEFLVMSGLSLPHAMAMLVPESFNEKNPISEDLKSFYEYHSILMEPWDGPAALLFSDGRFAGGMLDRNGLRPARYLITKNDMMVVASEVGVMDFEPGDIKEKGRLQPGKILLVDTEKGEIFYDGELKKQLAEAKPYRIWLSTNRIELDELKSGRKMPHHVENYDRMLRTFGYSKEDIEKLIIPMASTGAEPIHSMGNDTPLAVLSDKPQLLYNYFRQQFAQVTNPPIDPLREELVMSLTEYIGAVGMNILTPSESHCKMVRLNHPILSNTQLDILCNIRYKGFKTVKLSMLFEVAKGKAGLQEALTELCKQAEASVTEGVNYIVLTDRNVDATHAVIPSLLAVSAVHHHLISVGKRVQTALVVESGEIREVMHAALLLGFGASALNPYMAFAILDKLVKNKDIQLDYATAEKNYIKSICKGLFKIMSKMGISTIRSYRGAKIFEAIGLSEELSKAYFGGLGSPIGGIRLEEVARDAIAFHNEGFAAEAGGLLPNKGLYSFRKDGEKHAWNPETISTLQLATRLGSYKKFKEYTHLVDEKEKPIFLRDFLNFRRNPISIEQVEPVESILRRFVTGAMSFGSISKEAHEAIAIAMNRIHGRSNTGEGGEDAARFQPLPDGNSMRSAIKQVASGRFGVTTEYLVNADEIQIKIAQGAKPGEGGQLPGFKVNDVIAKTRHSIPGISLISPPPHHDIYSIEDLAQLIFDLKNINPQAKISVKLVAESGVGTIAAGVAKAKADLIVISGAEGGTGASPASSIRYAGISPELGLSETQQTLVLNGLRGQVVLQADGQLKTGRDIILMALMGAEEYGFATSALIVLGCVMMRKCHQNTCPVGVATQNEELRKRFHGRSEYLVNFFTFLAQEVREYLAEMGFTKMDDIIGRTDLIERKSGTDDPNPKHALIDFTRLLTRIDNSAAIRHVIDQDHAISTVKDVTIIDAAQAAIEHEKEISLEYTIANTDRAIGAMLSGVIAKKYGERGLPEHTLNVKFKGSAGQSFGAFLVPGVNFKLEGEANDYLGKGLSGGRIAVLPPIRSNFEAEKNTIAGNTLLYGATSGEVYINGRVGERFAVRNSGAVAVVEGVGDHCCEYMTGGRVVVLGQTGRNFAAGMSGGVAYVWNKEGNFDYFCNMEMVELSLIEEASYRKELHELIRQHYLYTGSKLARTMLDDWNHYVDQFIQVVPIEYKKVLQEEQMRKLQQKIADMQRDY, encoded by the coding sequence ATGAAGAAACAAGAACTTTTTAACAACGAAGCAAAAGGATTCCCTTACCAACGACATCCCAAACAGCCGGGCCTGTACGATGCGGCATACGAACATGATGCCTGCGGTGTTGGTATGCTGGTAAACATTCACGGAGAAAAGTCACACGACATTGTTGAGTCGGCTTTAAAAGTATTAGAGAATATGCGCCACCGCGGTGCCGAAGGTGCAGACAACAAAACCGGGGACGGTGCAGGCATTATGTTACAAATTCCGCATGAGTTTATTTTATTGCAGGGTATTCCCGTTCCGGAAAAGGGACGTTATGGCACCGGTCTGCTTTTTTTACCGAAAAAAGAGAAAGACCAGGCAACTATTTTGAGTATCATTATTGAGGAAATCGAAAAAGAAGGACTTACGCTGATGCATCTGCGTAATGTACCTACTTGCCCGGAAATTCTGGGAGAAGCGGCTTTGGCTAACGAACCGGATATCAAACAGGTATTTATCACGGGATTTACTGAGACAGAAACTGCCGATCGTAAACTGTATCTGATCCGTAAAAGAATAGAAAATAAAGTCAGAATGTCAGCCATTCCGGCGAAAGAGGATTTTTACATCGTTTCGCTCTCTACAAAAAGTATTATATATAAAGGTATGCTTTCGTCATTGCAGCTACGGAACTATTATCCCGACCTGACGAACAATTACTTCACCAGCGGGTTGGCTTTGGTGCATTCCCGTTTCAGTACTAACACTTTCCCGACATGGGGATTGGCACAACCTTTCCGCCTTCTGGCACACAATGGTGAAATCAATACGATTCGCGGCAACCGCGGGTGGATGGAAGCTCGCGAAAGTGTACTCTCCTCTCCCACTCTCGGGGATATCAAAGAGATCCGTCCGATTATACAGCCGGGCATGAGTGATAGCGCCTCATTGGACAACGTGCTGGAGTTTTTGGTAATGTCGGGATTGAGCCTGCCCCACGCAATGGCAATGCTTGTGCCGGAGTCTTTCAATGAGAAGAACCCTATCAGTGAAGATTTGAAGTCCTTTTATGAATATCATTCCATACTAATGGAACCTTGGGACGGACCGGCTGCCTTGTTATTCAGCGACGGACGCTTTGCCGGTGGTATGCTCGACCGTAACGGTCTGCGCCCCGCCCGTTACCTGATTACCAAAAATGATATGATGGTGGTTGCCTCAGAAGTCGGTGTAATGGATTTCGAACCGGGAGATATCAAAGAGAAAGGACGGCTGCAACCGGGTAAAATTCTACTGGTTGATACGGAAAAAGGCGAAATATTTTATGACGGTGAGCTGAAGAAACAACTGGCGGAAGCAAAACCGTACCGTATCTGGTTGTCTACAAACCGTATCGAACTGGATGAATTGAAAAGCGGACGCAAAATGCCTCATCATGTAGAGAATTACGACCGGATGCTCCGTACTTTCGGTTACTCAAAGGAGGATATCGAGAAACTGATTATACCCATGGCAAGTACCGGAGCCGAACCGATTCATTCAATGGGTAACGACACTCCGCTGGCTGTACTCTCGGACAAGCCGCAGTTGCTTTACAATTATTTCCGCCAGCAATTTGCCCAAGTGACAAATCCGCCAATTGACCCGCTACGCGAGGAATTGGTGATGTCATTGACGGAATATATCGGAGCAGTCGGTATGAATATTCTGACACCTAGTGAAAGCCATTGTAAAATGGTACGTCTGAATCACCCGATCCTAAGCAATACACAGCTGGATATCCTTTGCAATATCCGCTATAAAGGTTTTAAGACTGTCAAACTGTCGATGTTGTTTGAAGTAGCCAAAGGGAAAGCCGGATTACAGGAAGCACTGACCGAACTTTGCAAACAGGCGGAGGCCTCCGTAACAGAAGGAGTAAACTATATCGTCCTGACAGACCGGAATGTAGATGCCACTCATGCAGTGATTCCTTCACTTCTGGCAGTGAGTGCCGTTCATCATCATTTAATTTCTGTAGGGAAACGCGTACAGACAGCGCTGGTTGTGGAAAGCGGTGAAATACGTGAAGTGATGCACGCTGCATTATTGCTGGGATTCGGAGCAAGCGCCCTAAATCCATACATGGCTTTTGCTATTCTTGATAAGTTGGTAAAAAACAAAGATATCCAACTGGATTATGCCACGGCAGAGAAAAACTACATCAAGTCAATCTGCAAGGGACTTTTCAAGATTATGAGTAAAATGGGTATCTCTACGATCCGTTCTTATCGGGGAGCAAAAATCTTTGAAGCTATCGGTTTGAGTGAAGAACTGAGCAAAGCATATTTCGGAGGACTAGGTTCACCGATTGGAGGTATCCGATTGGAGGAGGTAGCTAGAGACGCCATTGCTTTCCATAATGAAGGATTTGCAGCAGAGGCAGGCGGATTATTACCGAATAAAGGTTTGTATTCTTTCCGTAAAGACGGAGAAAAACATGCCTGGAATCCTGAAACAATCAGTACATTACAGTTGGCCACCCGTTTGGGTAGTTACAAGAAATTTAAGGAATACACTCACTTGGTAGATGAAAAGGAAAAACCTATTTTCCTGCGCGATTTCTTAAATTTCCGTCGTAATCCGATTTCTATCGAACAGGTAGAACCGGTGGAAAGCATCTTACGCCGCTTCGTTACGGGTGCCATGTCTTTCGGCTCTATCAGCAAGGAAGCACATGAAGCAATAGCTATTGCCATGAATAGGATCCACGGACGCAGCAATACGGGTGAAGGGGGTGAAGATGCTGCCCGTTTCCAGCCGTTACCTGATGGAAATTCCATGCGAAGTGCTATTAAACAAGTAGCTTCCGGCCGGTTTGGCGTGACGACAGAATATTTGGTAAATGCAGATGAAATACAGATTAAAATTGCCCAAGGAGCCAAACCGGGCGAGGGCGGACAACTTCCCGGATTCAAAGTGAACGATGTGATTGCCAAAACACGTCACTCTATTCCGGGAATTTCGCTGATTTCTCCTCCTCCCCACCACGACATTTATTCTATCGAAGATTTGGCTCAACTGATTTTTGATTTGAAGAACATAAATCCACAAGCAAAAATCAGCGTGAAACTGGTAGCGGAAAGTGGCGTTGGAACAATTGCTGCCGGTGTGGCAAAAGCGAAAGCGGACTTGATTGTGATCTCCGGAGCGGAAGGCGGTACAGGGGCTTCGCCCGCTTCTTCTATCCGTTATGCAGGTATCTCTCCCGAACTGGGATTAAGCGAAACACAGCAGACATTAGTCTTGAACGGACTTCGCGGACAAGTAGTACTGCAAGCCGACGGCCAGTTAAAAACCGGACGAGATATTATCCTAATGGCATTAATGGGAGCCGAAGAATACGGTTTTGCCACTTCCGCCCTCATCGTACTAGGTTGCGTGATGATGCGGAAATGTCATCAAAATACTTGTCCGGTTGGAGTTGCCACCCAGAATGAGGAACTGCGCAAACGCTTCCATGGCCGTAGCGAATACCTAGTAAATTTCTTCACTTTCCTGGCACAGGAAGTCCGGGAATATCTGGCTGAAATGGGATTCACAAAAATGGACGACATCATCGGACGGACTGATTTGATTGAACGTAAATCGGGGACGGACGACCCGAATCCGAAGCACGCATTAATTGATTTCACAAGATTACTGACACGCATTGACAATAGTGCAGCTATCCGCCACGTCATTGACCAGGACCATGCTATTTCTACTGTAAAGGATGTGACGATTATTGATGCAGCTCAGGCGGCTATTGAACATGAGAAAGAGATTTCTCTGGAATATACGATAGCTAATACCGACCGTGCTATCGGCGCTATGCTTTCCGGCGTCATCGCCAAGAAGTATGGAGAAAGAGGATTACCGGAACATACGTTGAACGTGAAATTCAAAGGCTCGGCAGGTCAGTCATTCGGTGCATTCTTAGTACCGGGAGTTAATTTCAAACTGGAAGGCGAGGCTAACGATTATCTGGGAAAAGGGTTAAGCGGTGGTCGTATTGCCGTACTCCCTCCTATCCGTAGCAACTTCGAAGCTGAAAAGAATACGATTGCAGGCAATACGTTACTTTATGGAGCTACAAGTGGTGAAGTGTATATCAACGGACGTGTAGGTGAACGTTTTGCTGTACGTAATTCCGGTGCAGTAGCCGTAGTAGAAGGTGTAGGCGATCATTGTTGCGAATATATGACTGGAGGACGTGTGGTGGTTCTCGGACAGACAGGACGCAACTTCGCTGCCGGTATGAGTGGTGGGGTAGCGTATGTATGGAATAAGGAAGGAAACTTTGACTATTTCTGCAATATGGAAATGGTAGAACTTTCACTGATTGAAGAAGCCAGTTACCGAAAAGAATTACACGAACTGATTCGTCAACATTACTTATATACAGGTTCGAAACTGGCACGTACCATGCTTGATGACTGGAATCATTATGTCGATCAATTTATCCAGGTAGTGCCTATCGAGTACAAAAAAGTGCTACAGGAAGAGCAAATGAGAAAGTTACAACAAAAGATTGCAGATATGCAAAGAGACTATTAA